A genomic window from Candidatus Methylacidiphilum fumarolicum includes:
- a CDS encoding NuoI/complex I 23 kDa subunit family protein, giving the protein MIVKRPTLSFIEKTYLPGILQGLGITLKHFWDRVRGKTKITLEYPEEKPQLPEGLRGAPLLVKDEEGREKCVSCQFCEFICPPRAIRIIPGEIPLEDKYAKVEKAPKEFFIDMTRCIYCGLCEEVCPEEAIFLLPKIYSLSGYSRKELIHDKKTLYELGGIYARPIKKWEKK; this is encoded by the coding sequence ATGATTGTTAAAAGACCAACACTTAGTTTTATCGAAAAAACCTATTTACCTGGTATTCTTCAAGGTTTAGGAATTACTTTAAAACATTTTTGGGATAGAGTAAGGGGAAAGACAAAAATCACTCTTGAATATCCTGAAGAAAAACCGCAGCTTCCTGAGGGATTAAGGGGAGCTCCGCTGTTAGTAAAAGATGAAGAGGGGAGAGAAAAATGCGTAAGCTGTCAATTTTGTGAATTTATCTGTCCTCCAAGAGCTATTCGAATCATCCCAGGAGAAATCCCACTCGAAGATAAATATGCAAAGGTAGAAAAAGCACCTAAAGAATTTTTTATAGACATGACTAGATGTATTTATTGCGGACTGTGTGAAGAGGTCTGTCCAGAAGAAGCTATTTTTCTGCTTCCTAAAATCTATTCTTTATCTGGTTATAGCAGAAAAGAGCTTATCCACGACAAAAAGACATTGTATGAGCTAGGAGGCATTTATGCTCGACCCATTAAAAAATGGGAGAAAAAATGA